Proteins from one Nitrobacteraceae bacterium AZCC 2146 genomic window:
- a CDS encoding phosphoribosyl-dephospho-CoA transferase (product_source=KO:K13934; ko=KO:K13934; pfam=PF10620; superfamily=81301; tigrfam=TIGR03135), whose product MISHSYQNNQRVRRHDLIFVSPVAWHSLLKTRDDLFGEPLVVDWAGRGWPLVARRAMPGDTVGVALGMPLPPFAGKRRLSFLMQTDDIVSTAPPLELSAAINIAPESWRHTLDQVAGLASRHGVEARVFGSLAWQMLTGLTYLTASSDLDLLLPIRRSSDLAQLTTDLAALEAAAPMRLDGELVRDDGVGVNWRELHTGARTVLVKTTDGVALLDTNLFLSGEIQS is encoded by the coding sequence ATGATCTCGCACTCCTATCAGAATAATCAGAGGGTGCGCCGCCACGATCTGATCTTCGTGTCGCCGGTGGCGTGGCACTCCCTGCTTAAGACGCGTGACGATCTTTTCGGAGAACCGTTGGTGGTCGACTGGGCCGGTCGGGGCTGGCCTCTTGTCGCCCGTCGCGCCATGCCCGGCGACACGGTCGGAGTAGCGTTGGGTATGCCTCTGCCGCCGTTTGCCGGCAAACGGCGACTCTCTTTCCTTATGCAAACAGACGACATCGTCTCGACAGCACCGCCGCTTGAGTTGAGCGCTGCCATCAATATAGCACCGGAGTCCTGGCGGCACACTTTGGATCAAGTGGCGGGCCTGGCTTCGCGGCATGGCGTGGAGGCGCGAGTCTTCGGCAGTCTGGCGTGGCAGATGCTCACAGGACTGACCTATCTGACCGCGAGCTCTGATCTGGATCTTCTCCTGCCGATCCGTCGCAGTAGCGATCTTGCCCAGCTGACCACCGACCTTGCTGCGCTCGAAGCTGCGGCGCCCATGCGCTTGGACGGCGAATTGGTGCGCGACGATGGTGTTGGTGTGAACTGGCGCGAACTCCACACTGGCGCGCGCACGGTGCTGGTCAAGACCACCGACGGTGTCGCCTTGCTCGACACAAACCTTTTCCTCAGCGGTGAGATTCAGTCATGA
- a CDS encoding malonate decarboxylase gamma subunit (product_source=KO:K13933; cath_funfam=3.90.226.10; ko=KO:K13933; pfam=PF06833; superfamily=52096; tigrfam=TIGR03134) — translation MTLDDILASLFPEGHDVKHDDGLLLGSGSLRAGGRAVVVGVAGRTALGVDEAIRLSRHVLDAMERGGTGPILVLVDSDSQRMSKRDELLGLNEFLAHLAKCLIYADMQGRQTVGLLYGRSAAGAFLATALATRTLVALPGAEPAVMDLPSMSKVTKLSIDVLKEKAKSTPVFAPGLDNLAQTGGVLAIWDEKGSLAKRLEALLNQAQNRGDQRDRLGKIRNGRPKAADIAERVHDLALLSE, via the coding sequence ATGACGCTCGATGACATTCTCGCCTCGCTGTTTCCAGAAGGCCATGACGTCAAGCACGATGATGGTTTGCTGCTGGGGTCGGGGTCGTTGAGGGCCGGTGGCCGCGCGGTGGTGGTCGGCGTTGCCGGTCGGACCGCGCTCGGTGTGGACGAGGCGATTCGCCTGTCGCGCCACGTCCTGGATGCGATGGAGCGCGGCGGTACCGGCCCTATTTTGGTGCTGGTGGACAGCGATAGCCAGCGAATGAGCAAGCGCGACGAGCTTCTGGGGCTGAACGAGTTTCTTGCTCACCTCGCTAAATGCCTGATCTACGCTGACATGCAAGGCCGCCAAACCGTGGGGTTGCTCTACGGTCGCAGCGCCGCCGGCGCCTTCCTCGCGACGGCGTTGGCAACTCGCACACTCGTGGCGCTGCCGGGCGCCGAGCCGGCGGTGATGGATCTACCCTCTATGTCCAAGGTGACCAAGCTCTCCATCGACGTCCTAAAGGAAAAAGCCAAGTCCACGCCAGTTTTCGCTCCCGGGTTGGACAACCTGGCTCAGACCGGCGGGGTGCTCGCAATCTGGGACGAGAAAGGCTCATTGGCTAAACGGCTAGAGGCATTGCTGAATCAAGCTCAAAACAGGGGAGATCAGCGCGATCGCCTCGGCAAAATTCGAAATGGGCGCCCGAAGGCGGCCGATATCGCGGAGCGCGTACATGATCTCGCACTCCTATCAGAATAA
- a CDS encoding malonate decarboxylase beta subunit (product_source=KO:K13932; cath_funfam=3.90.226.10; cog=COG0777; ko=KO:K13932; pfam=PF01039; superfamily=52096; tigrfam=TIGR03133): MSALQLQTASKPQDRSASWYEASARQRVRLLLDTGSFQEFIGPEQREISPHLPVFNLPEQFDDGIIVGRGSIAGAPVFIAAQEGRFMGGAFGEVHGAKLTGLLRAARDIKSIPTLILFDTGGVRLQEANAGELAIAEIMRALMEARMAGAKVIGLIGGRAGCYGGGGLIAGCCSALAVSEQGRIGVSGPEVIETNRGVEEFDSRDRALVWRTMGGKHRRLLGGADAFSDDTIQSFRDTALQLIESAPAFGAGVLKAEQARLEERLQRFGACADAIDIWSAEGVSDAQAVPALPAEQFIALADKVWRPRHDAR, translated from the coding sequence ATGAGTGCTTTGCAGCTGCAGACTGCGAGTAAGCCGCAGGACCGGTCGGCGAGTTGGTACGAGGCGTCAGCGCGCCAACGGGTTCGTTTACTGCTCGACACAGGCAGCTTTCAAGAATTCATCGGCCCCGAACAGCGCGAGATCAGCCCGCACTTGCCGGTGTTCAATCTCCCAGAGCAATTCGACGACGGCATCATCGTGGGACGCGGCAGCATTGCAGGTGCGCCAGTGTTCATCGCCGCCCAAGAGGGCCGCTTCATGGGCGGCGCCTTTGGCGAGGTTCATGGCGCCAAGCTCACGGGCCTTTTGCGCGCCGCGCGCGACATCAAGTCGATTCCGACGCTGATTCTTTTTGACACTGGCGGGGTGCGCCTGCAGGAAGCCAATGCCGGCGAATTAGCTATCGCAGAGATCATGCGCGCGCTCATGGAGGCGCGGATGGCAGGTGCAAAGGTTATCGGTCTGATCGGTGGCCGCGCCGGCTGTTACGGCGGCGGCGGACTGATCGCCGGCTGTTGCTCAGCGCTGGCCGTGTCCGAGCAAGGCCGCATCGGCGTCTCCGGTCCGGAGGTCATCGAGACCAATCGCGGAGTGGAAGAATTCGATTCCAGGGATCGCGCGCTGGTATGGCGCACGATGGGCGGCAAGCACCGGCGGCTGCTCGGCGGCGCCGACGCTTTCTCGGACGATACGATACAGAGCTTCCGTGACACAGCCCTGCAATTGATCGAATCCGCGCCAGCCTTCGGGGCAGGCGTGCTGAAAGCGGAGCAAGCTCGGCTGGAGGAGCGGTTACAACGCTTCGGCGCCTGCGCCGACGCCATCGATATCTGGAGTGCTGAGGGTGTCTCTGACGCTCAAGCCGTCCCTGCCTTGCCCGCCGAACAATTCATCGCTCTCGCCGACAAGGTCTGGAGGCCGCGCCATGACGCTCGATGA
- a CDS encoding malonate decarboxylase delta subunit (product_source=KO:K13931; cog=COG3052; ko=KO:K13931; pfam=PF06857; tigrfam=TIGR03130): METLSYRHKAQERAAGSKSLAIIGVVASGNLEILVERVLLDTECQVDINTAAEGFGAVWEAVVADFVERRSPGGLRLSINDGGARPDTVALRLAQAVRLIEEEER; this comes from the coding sequence ATGGAAACCTTGAGCTATCGCCACAAGGCGCAGGAGCGTGCTGCTGGCTCCAAATCGCTGGCCATCATCGGTGTGGTGGCCTCCGGCAATCTGGAAATCCTGGTCGAGCGGGTGTTGCTCGATACCGAGTGTCAGGTGGACATCAACACAGCGGCTGAAGGATTCGGAGCGGTGTGGGAGGCGGTGGTGGCCGATTTCGTCGAGCGGCGCTCGCCCGGCGGCTTGAGGCTCTCCATTAACGACGGCGGCGCGCGTCCGGACACGGTCGCCCTGCGCCTGGCACAGGCCGTCCGCCTGATCGAGGAGGAAGAGCGATGA
- a CDS encoding malonate decarboxylase alpha subunit (product_source=KO:K13929; ko=KO:K13929; pfam=PF16957; superfamily=100950; tigrfam=TIGR01110) produces the protein MTDWNAQKTALADRLAAGHPHASGKMVALADLQAFLEAVLRPGDRVCLEGDNQKQADLLASALAAVDVSKVHDLHMVQSGVVLPEHLDVFECGVAKRLDYSYSGPQSARIAKMLFGGKIELGAVHTYLELFARYFIDLTPHVALIAAVSADRDGNLYTGPNTEDTPTVVEATAFKNGVVIAQVNEIVDKVPRVDIPGDRVHFVVKADKPFFVEPLFTRDPGAITEGQILTAMLAIKGIYAPYGVKRLNHGIGFNTAAIELLLPTYGERLGLKGKVATRFALNPHPALIPAIESGWVEQIHSFGSEVGMDDYIRARSDIYFTGADGSLRSNRAFCQVAGLYACDMFIGSTLQIDLQGNSSTVTASRIAGFGGAPNMGSDAGGRRHPSEPWLQAGKEADPDGPALLRRGRKLVVQIGETFGDKNVPLFVEKLDALTLAEKLKLELAPVMIYGDDVTHIVTEEGIANLLLCRDKDEREQAIRGVAGYTDVGRGRDAKMVQRLRARGVIRRLEDLEIDPLDADRSLLAARSVKDLVRWSGGLYAPPSKFRNW, from the coding sequence ATGACGGATTGGAACGCACAAAAGACTGCCTTGGCAGACCGCCTCGCCGCCGGGCATCCGCATGCGTCGGGCAAGATGGTCGCGCTGGCGGATCTACAAGCGTTCCTGGAAGCGGTGTTGCGGCCCGGTGACCGCGTTTGCCTGGAAGGGGACAACCAGAAGCAGGCAGATTTATTGGCCAGCGCGCTTGCGGCGGTCGATGTCAGCAAGGTGCACGACCTGCATATGGTACAATCCGGTGTAGTCCTCCCCGAACACCTTGATGTATTCGAGTGCGGCGTAGCGAAACGGCTGGACTACTCTTACTCCGGCCCGCAGTCGGCGCGCATCGCCAAGATGTTGTTCGGCGGCAAGATCGAGCTGGGGGCGGTTCACACCTATCTGGAGCTGTTCGCCCGTTACTTCATCGACCTGACGCCGCATGTCGCTCTGATCGCGGCGGTCAGCGCGGACCGGGACGGCAATCTCTATACCGGGCCCAACACGGAAGATACCCCGACGGTCGTTGAGGCAACCGCCTTCAAAAATGGCGTGGTCATCGCGCAGGTCAACGAGATCGTGGACAAGGTGCCACGGGTCGACATTCCCGGCGATCGCGTGCACTTCGTGGTGAAGGCGGACAAGCCGTTCTTTGTCGAACCTCTGTTCACGCGCGACCCGGGCGCGATTACCGAAGGCCAAATTCTCACCGCCATGCTGGCGATCAAAGGCATTTACGCACCCTATGGCGTCAAGCGGCTGAACCACGGCATCGGGTTCAACACGGCTGCGATCGAACTTCTGTTGCCAACATATGGCGAGCGGTTGGGACTGAAGGGCAAGGTGGCTACCCGCTTTGCGCTCAATCCGCACCCGGCGCTGATTCCGGCGATCGAGTCCGGCTGGGTGGAGCAGATCCACTCCTTCGGATCGGAAGTCGGGATGGACGACTATATCCGCGCCCGCTCAGACATTTACTTCACCGGGGCCGATGGCTCATTGCGCTCCAATCGCGCCTTCTGCCAGGTCGCCGGGCTCTATGCCTGCGACATGTTTATCGGTTCCACCTTGCAGATCGATCTGCAAGGGAACTCTTCCACCGTCACCGCCTCGCGGATTGCTGGTTTCGGTGGCGCGCCGAACATGGGCTCAGACGCTGGTGGACGGCGCCATCCGAGCGAGCCCTGGCTGCAAGCCGGCAAGGAGGCTGACCCCGACGGACCGGCGCTTCTGCGGCGCGGCCGCAAGCTCGTCGTCCAGATCGGCGAGACCTTCGGCGACAAGAACGTCCCACTATTCGTCGAGAAGCTCGACGCCCTGACCTTGGCCGAGAAGCTCAAGCTCGAACTCGCGCCGGTGATGATCTACGGCGACGACGTCACCCACATCGTCACCGAAGAGGGAATCGCCAATCTCCTGCTTTGCCGCGACAAAGACGAGCGGGAGCAGGCAATCCGCGGCGTGGCGGGCTATACCGACGTCGGCCGCGGCCGGGACGCGAAGATGGTCCAGCGTCTGCGAGCGCGGGGCGTCATCCGTCGGCTGGAAGATCTTGAGATTGATCCGCTCGATGCGGACAGGAGTCTGCTGGCGGCGCGTTCGGTCAAGGATCTCGTCCGCTGGTCGGGTGGCCTCTATGCGCCGCCCTCCAAATTCCGCAACTGGTGA
- a CDS encoding pimeloyl-ACP methyl ester carboxylesterase (product_source=COG0596; cath_funfam=3.40.50.1820; cleavage_site_network=SignalP-noTM; cog=COG0596; pfam=PF12697; superfamily=53474): MMKFRIVAAMAVGVLTATLGGFKAHAQPTAPVEARNVVLIHGAWADGSSWAEVIPRLQAAGLKVTAVQNPLTTLADSVAATRRALALQDGPTVLVAHSWGGTVLSEAGTDPKVTALVYVAARAPDAGEDFVALSGKFPAGPVRAGIQAHDGFTTISEDAFLKSFANGVEPKKAKVLYAVQWPTAASLFAERTTEAAWHSKQTFYAVSKLDQTINPDLERFLAKRMNATTIEVEAGHLSLVSHPKQIADLILAAAGHKK, encoded by the coding sequence ATGATGAAATTTCGGATAGTTGCGGCGATGGCCGTTGGCGTACTCACAGCAACGCTCGGCGGATTTAAGGCGCACGCCCAGCCGACCGCGCCCGTCGAGGCGCGCAACGTTGTGCTGATACACGGAGCTTGGGCGGACGGCTCCAGCTGGGCCGAGGTTATCCCGCGCCTTCAGGCGGCGGGCCTGAAGGTCACCGCCGTACAAAATCCGCTGACCACGCTCGCGGATTCGGTCGCTGCGACACGCCGCGCGCTGGCGCTGCAGGATGGCCCGACCGTGCTGGTCGCTCATTCTTGGGGCGGCACCGTCCTCAGCGAAGCAGGGACCGATCCGAAGGTTACCGCGCTGGTCTATGTTGCCGCACGGGCGCCGGATGCCGGCGAAGATTTCGTCGCGCTTTCCGGGAAGTTTCCCGCCGGGCCGGTACGCGCGGGCATCCAGGCACACGATGGTTTCACCACAATTTCGGAGGATGCGTTTCTGAAATCCTTCGCCAATGGCGTCGAACCTAAAAAGGCAAAAGTGCTTTATGCGGTGCAGTGGCCCACGGCCGCTTCTCTGTTCGCCGAACGAACCACGGAAGCCGCCTGGCACTCCAAACAGACATTCTATGCGGTGTCGAAGCTCGATCAGACGATCAATCCCGACCTGGAGCGATTCCTGGCAAAACGCATGAACGCGACCACAATAGAAGTGGAAGCAGGTCATCTGTCCCTGGTGTCTCACCCCAAACAGATCGCGGATCTGATCCTAGCGGCGGCTGGCCACAAAAAGTAG
- a CDS encoding hypothetical protein (product_source=Hypo-rule applied; cath_funfam=1.10.10.10; pfam=PF00126; superfamily=46785), with translation MFRFAPFCFLQLALLDLEYFRAKIGDILHQSESMRTGLLDDITGLRTFVRIVRTRSLSAAGREMGLVLNVVIKRLATLERPTEARLVAFARLVPTVRRISGEGQTKGLR, from the coding sequence ATGTTCCGGTTCGCGCCTTTCTGCTTTCTGCAACTAGCCCTTCTCGATTTGGAATATTTTCGTGCGAAGATTGGAGATATCCTCCACCAATCTGAAAGCATGAGAACGGGCCTGCTGGATGACATTACCGGGCTCCGCACGTTCGTCCGCATTGTCAGAACAAGGAGCCTGTCCGCGGCAGGACGAGAAATGGGGCTGGTGCTCAACGTGGTCATCAAGCGTCTCGCGACACTGGAGCGGCCGACCGAGGCGCGCCTCGTGGCCTTCGCCCGCTTAGTACCAACTGTGCGGCGAATATCGGGTGAGGGGCAAACAAAAGGGCTACGATAA
- a CDS encoding AraC family transcriptional regulator (product_source=KO:K07506; cath_funfam=1.10.10.60; cog=COG2207; ko=KO:K07506; pfam=PF12833; smart=SM00342; superfamily=46689) — protein sequence MTQMLNSDQHPDSETNAPPETSAISAESQTQPFPDRPNWERKNISDHRDRKIPDVIIARSIDSANADPDEAATLLYRCAISIALKTTRLKISNESRILFDGVIRSGALRVSTPSQGLAAECSAPTDFIHLHVSHAFLREQESNSAIAGSARTQNLNGIIVHDPLIEALSRALAEDSTTEQSSYVEALGKSVVMRLLRLKVPQSKSNALPNWRLKRVKGYIDAHMAKVVSLGDLAASAGLSRMYFAAQFKAATGYRPHEYVLFRRIERAKTLMLESDAQLVEVALRTGFSGQAHFSTVFKRFAVETPAQWRKKHSRR from the coding sequence ATGACACAGATGTTGAACTCAGACCAACATCCGGATTCCGAAACAAACGCTCCACCGGAAACCTCCGCTATTTCGGCAGAGAGCCAAACGCAACCGTTTCCAGATCGCCCGAATTGGGAGCGCAAAAACATTTCTGACCACCGCGATCGAAAAATTCCGGACGTAATTATTGCGAGATCGATCGATTCAGCGAATGCTGATCCGGATGAAGCAGCAACACTTTTGTATCGCTGTGCTATTAGCATCGCCTTGAAAACAACGCGGCTCAAAATCTCGAACGAGTCTCGCATCTTATTCGACGGAGTCATTCGCTCAGGGGCGCTGCGTGTCAGCACTCCCTCACAAGGTCTGGCTGCAGAGTGTAGCGCTCCAACTGACTTCATTCACCTCCACGTGTCACATGCATTTCTTCGTGAGCAAGAGAGTAATTCGGCGATCGCCGGGTCAGCGCGGACCCAAAACCTGAATGGCATCATCGTCCACGATCCTCTCATAGAGGCGCTAAGCAGGGCGCTCGCAGAGGATTCCACTACAGAGCAAAGTTCGTACGTGGAGGCCTTGGGTAAATCAGTGGTGATGCGGCTCTTACGTTTGAAGGTGCCTCAATCGAAATCCAACGCGCTGCCCAATTGGCGACTCAAGAGAGTGAAGGGCTATATCGACGCACATATGGCCAAGGTTGTGAGTCTGGGAGACTTGGCCGCCTCCGCCGGACTTTCTCGAATGTACTTCGCAGCGCAATTCAAAGCCGCGACTGGATATCGGCCGCATGAATATGTTTTATTCCGACGCATTGAACGCGCCAAGACCTTGATGTTAGAAAGCGACGCGCAACTGGTCGAAGTGGCGCTGAGGACGGGGTTTTCCGGGCAAGCACATTTCTCGACTGTATTTAAGCGTTTCGCGGTGGAAACGCCGGCGCAATGGCGAAAGAAACACTCAAGGCGCTAA
- a CDS encoding cytochrome o ubiquinol oxidase operon protein cyoD (product_source=KO:K02300; cog=COG3125; ko=KO:K02300; pfam=PF03626; superfamily=81345; tigrfam=TIGR02847; transmembrane_helix_parts=Outside_1_25,TMhelix_26_48,Inside_49_52,TMhelix_53_75,Outside_76_89,TMhelix_90_112,Inside_113_131), with translation MTDMHYDRAPGDASALPDVEQGTSSGVLVYTIGLALAVVLTAMSFWVANTSLLWAGGVSLGLTVLAIAQMGIHLVFFLHVTTGPDNTNNVMALAFGVLIVVLVVVGSLLIMADLNDNMMPAAELMNLQMQH, from the coding sequence ATGACCGACATGCATTACGATCGCGCTCCCGGAGACGCGTCAGCGCTTCCCGACGTGGAACAGGGAACATCGTCCGGCGTGCTCGTCTACACGATCGGATTGGCTCTCGCGGTGGTCCTCACGGCCATGTCGTTCTGGGTCGCCAACACATCACTGCTCTGGGCCGGCGGTGTCTCTCTCGGCCTGACGGTGCTTGCGATCGCGCAAATGGGCATCCACCTGGTGTTTTTCCTGCATGTCACCACGGGGCCGGACAACACCAACAACGTGATGGCGCTGGCGTTCGGTGTGCTGATCGTTGTCCTGGTCGTCGTCGGATCGCTTTTGATCATGGCAGATCTGAACGACAACATGATGCCTGCGGCAGAGCTGATGAATCTGCAGATGCAGCACTGA
- a CDS encoding cytochrome o ubiquinol oxidase subunit 3 (product_source=KO:K02299; cath_funfam=1.20.120.80; cog=COG1845; ko=KO:K02299; pfam=PF00510; superfamily=81452; tigrfam=TIGR02842; transmembrane_helix_parts=Inside_1_31,TMhelix_32_54,Outside_55_73,TMhelix_74_96,Inside_97_100,TMhelix_101_123,Outside_124_142,TMhelix_143_165,Inside_166_185,TMhelix_186_208,Outside_209_211) yields the protein MNIAVAVADEIRHEARPSASEAGPATKRVVVGYGFWIFLLSDIVMFSAIFAAYAVLAHATAGGPSGIQLFNQRSVAIETGCLLASSFTCGLMSMAISSRRYAATYLAALVTFALGAAFLALELREFAGMIAIGAGPQRSAFLSAFFTLVGCHGLHVTAGLIWLVVMMAQVAIKGFRATVERRLLCFSLFWHALDIVWVWLFTVVYLIGVLS from the coding sequence ATGAACATCGCTGTTGCAGTTGCTGACGAGATTCGGCACGAGGCGCGGCCGAGTGCAAGCGAGGCCGGGCCGGCTACAAAGCGGGTCGTGGTTGGCTACGGCTTCTGGATATTCCTCTTGAGCGACATCGTGATGTTTTCGGCGATCTTTGCCGCTTACGCGGTGCTCGCGCACGCGACGGCTGGCGGTCCGAGTGGCATCCAGCTGTTCAACCAACGCAGCGTTGCGATCGAAACCGGATGCCTTCTCGCGTCGAGCTTCACCTGCGGATTGATGTCGATGGCCATTAGTTCGCGGCGCTACGCCGCTACTTATTTGGCTGCTCTCGTTACTTTCGCGCTAGGGGCCGCCTTCCTCGCGCTGGAACTACGGGAGTTTGCCGGCATGATCGCGATTGGGGCCGGTCCGCAACGCAGCGCGTTCCTCTCTGCCTTTTTTACCCTGGTCGGCTGCCACGGGCTGCATGTCACGGCGGGCCTGATCTGGCTGGTGGTGATGATGGCTCAGGTCGCAATCAAAGGCTTTCGCGCGACCGTCGAGCGGCGTCTGCTCTGCTTTTCACTGTTCTGGCATGCGCTCGACATTGTCTGGGTATGGCTGTTCACGGTGGTCTATCTAATAGGAGTCCTTTCATGA